One window of Dyadobacter sandarakinus genomic DNA carries:
- a CDS encoding S8 family serine peptidase: MADQNNVYTYRNGKKVALYKKADQFVARMSPENIATLGVQQLEQVSPSAFRATVPADQLDSVMSASRTLAPTHHAYQLQDTNQEFLITDRIMVTFKKKPDTDELSAFINKYALIIKAQYSDIDFLFQLTNQSGMNPVKMIVKINEEEPGIAIAEHDLIQRVTKYLDLPADPSYNLEWHLHTRTAPAEDYDPRSSSRCEEAWLLLNSYGSADVVIGLADDGCKLDHDDFDSTGKFAGWGYFNRDTLVKKTDIGADPSRMYQPDNNHGTSCAGVIAGEVDGTLTVGAAPGCRLLPVKWESSPEGGLFIDDNKMMLVLQYISDKVDVFSNSWGSSPTMMFSQQVVNRIQSLAATGGRRGKGIVFLWASGNENCPIEYSGDQEIPFDHGVQVSGDSLVWVGVQTSKVFTHNLVGIPGVMHIAALASTARRSHYSNYGPGISLTAPTNNVHTYYRLAVEGKGIVTTTGDSIVAVTDSFGGTSSATPLTAGIAGLVISANPDLTALEVISVLQQTASKDLNTTPYPQTPPANFDNDTSWDVSPVFPANFEDQGLADGTWSNWFGFGKADACEAVRKALELRVGAPAAVVVKIRSAIVNPAGSDRNAEKVILENGGDQPVSIEGWAIVDKNNRTQLLTGSIPPVSSLTVDLETSQIILNNTGGTISLRDRTGNMVHQVSYTGSQAAQGNEVVFAV, encoded by the coding sequence ATGGCAGATCAAAACAATGTGTATACCTACCGTAATGGTAAAAAAGTAGCCCTCTACAAGAAAGCCGACCAGTTTGTTGCGCGTATGTCTCCCGAAAATATTGCTACCCTGGGTGTTCAGCAACTTGAACAGGTTTCGCCCTCGGCGTTCCGCGCAACGGTACCTGCCGATCAGCTTGATTCCGTTATGTCGGCAAGCCGTACCCTGGCACCCACGCACCATGCCTATCAGCTTCAGGATACAAACCAGGAGTTCCTGATCACAGACCGGATCATGGTCACATTCAAGAAAAAGCCGGATACGGACGAGCTTTCGGCATTTATCAACAAGTATGCGCTCATCATCAAGGCGCAGTACAGCGATATCGACTTTCTTTTTCAGCTCACCAATCAATCGGGTATGAACCCGGTGAAAATGATCGTGAAGATCAACGAGGAAGAACCCGGAATTGCGATTGCTGAGCATGACCTTATCCAGCGGGTAACCAAGTACCTTGACCTGCCTGCAGATCCTTCCTACAATCTGGAATGGCACCTGCACACCCGCACTGCACCGGCGGAAGATTATGATCCGCGTTCATCGAGCCGCTGCGAAGAAGCCTGGCTGCTGCTTAATAGTTACGGCAGTGCCGATGTTGTTATCGGCCTGGCCGACGACGGATGCAAGCTCGATCACGATGATTTTGACTCTACAGGCAAGTTCGCCGGCTGGGGATATTTTAACCGCGATACCCTGGTGAAGAAAACAGACATCGGTGCTGATCCGTCGCGCATGTATCAGCCTGATAATAATCACGGTACCTCCTGCGCGGGCGTGATCGCCGGGGAGGTAGACGGAACACTGACCGTAGGAGCCGCTCCGGGTTGCAGGCTGCTACCGGTCAAATGGGAGTCTTCGCCCGAAGGCGGCCTGTTTATTGATGATAATAAGATGATGCTTGTGCTTCAGTATATCTCGGACAAGGTGGATGTATTCTCTAATTCCTGGGGCAGCTCACCCACCATGATGTTCAGCCAGCAGGTCGTGAACCGCATTCAAAGCCTCGCCGCAACCGGTGGCCGGCGTGGCAAAGGCATTGTTTTTCTTTGGGCATCCGGAAATGAAAACTGTCCGATCGAGTACTCCGGCGACCAGGAAATTCCCTTTGATCACGGCGTGCAGGTCTCCGGCGACTCGCTGGTATGGGTAGGAGTACAAACCAGCAAAGTGTTCACCCATAATCTGGTGGGTATTCCGGGAGTCATGCATATCGCTGCATTGGCCAGTACCGCGAGGCGCAGTCATTATTCCAATTATGGTCCGGGCATCTCGCTCACAGCACCTACCAACAATGTGCACACTTATTATCGCCTGGCCGTCGAAGGGAAAGGAATCGTTACCACTACCGGTGATTCGATCGTTGCTGTGACCGACAGCTTCGGGGGCACATCCAGCGCTACACCACTTACCGCGGGTATAGCGGGGCTGGTCATTTCAGCCAATCCCGATCTTACTGCGCTTGAAGTGATTTCGGTATTGCAGCAGACAGCATCCAAGGACCTGAATACGACGCCGTACCCGCAAACTCCCCCGGCCAACTTTGATAATGACACATCCTGGGACGTTTCTCCGGTGTTCCCGGCAAACTTTGAAGATCAGGGACTGGCCGATGGTACATGGAGCAACTGGTTTGGCTTCGGCAAGGCAGATGCCTGTGAAGCTGTCAGGAAAGCGCTGGAACTGCGGGTTGGGGCACCGGCTGCAGTAGTTGTAAAAATCCGCTCGGCGATCGTTAACCCGGCGGGGAGCGACCGCAATGCCGAAAAAGTAATTCTTGAAAACGGAGGCGACCAGCCGGTATCCATCGAGGGGTGGGCGATAGTAGATAAAAATAACCGCACACAGCTTCTCACCGGGTCTATCCCACCGGTTTCAAGTTTGACTGTCGACCTTGAAACCAGTCAGATCATACTCAACAATACCGGTGGAACCATCAGTCTGCGGGATAGGACAGGAAACATGGTTCACCAGGTAAGCTATACGGGCAGCCAGGCTGCGCAGGGCAATGAGGTTGTTTTTGCGGTTTAA
- a CDS encoding HipA family kinase, with translation MNDTRPEIRDVQVIRYVTPLREGGSLPAIAEADDGFLYVLKFKGAGQGTKALIAELIGGELARKLGLKMPEIVFAHLDEAFGRTEPDEEIQDLLRASTGLNLAMHYLSGAFTFDPVVNGIDADTASKIVWLDSFITNVDRTARNTNMLVWHKELWLIDHGASLYFHHTWNDWEAQALKPFVQIKDHVLLRYASRLPETDAAFREILNDQVIENIVSLIPDDWLLRDSPFESPGEHRQAYTRYLSLRLSVSDVFVKGADDARALLI, from the coding sequence ATGAATGATACCAGACCTGAGATCCGGGATGTGCAGGTGATCCGCTACGTTACGCCCCTGCGCGAAGGCGGGTCGCTGCCGGCCATAGCCGAGGCAGACGATGGTTTTCTGTATGTGTTAAAGTTCAAAGGAGCAGGGCAGGGCACAAAGGCCCTCATTGCTGAGCTAATCGGGGGTGAGCTTGCGCGCAAATTAGGCCTCAAAATGCCGGAGATCGTCTTTGCACATCTGGATGAAGCATTCGGGCGTACCGAGCCCGACGAGGAAATTCAGGATTTGCTGCGCGCAAGCACGGGCCTCAATCTTGCAATGCATTATTTGTCAGGTGCATTTACCTTTGACCCTGTCGTAAACGGCATTGATGCGGATACAGCTTCAAAGATCGTGTGGCTGGATAGTTTCATCACCAATGTGGACCGTACTGCCCGCAATACCAATATGCTTGTCTGGCATAAGGAGCTATGGCTGATAGACCATGGCGCATCATTGTACTTTCATCATACCTGGAATGATTGGGAGGCCCAGGCATTAAAACCATTTGTACAGATCAAAGATCACGTCTTGCTGAGATATGCATCCCGGCTGCCTGAAACTGATGCCGCTTTCAGGGAAATTTTAAATGATCAGGTTATTGAAAACATCGTCTCCCTTATTCCCGATGACTGGCTGCTCCGCGACTCTCCCTTTGAGTCACCCGGGGAGCACCGCCAGGCTTACACCCGCTACCTGTCCCTGCGGCTTTCTGTTTCTGATGTTTTTGTAAAAGGAGCTGATGATGCCAGAGCGTTACTTATTTGA
- a CDS encoding DUF3037 domain-containing protein: MMPERYLFEYAVIRVMPRVEREEFINAGVILYCPGKKFLKTLISLNEARLAALCPATDIDEVKEYLAAFHTVSEGGKQGGTIGALPIASRFRWLTAIRSSIVQASRVHPGMCCEPDEEVQKLFDQLVR; the protein is encoded by the coding sequence ATGATGCCAGAGCGTTACTTATTTGAGTATGCAGTAATCCGCGTGATGCCCAGGGTTGAGCGTGAGGAGTTTATCAATGCCGGCGTGATCCTGTACTGTCCAGGAAAGAAATTTCTGAAAACGCTGATCAGCCTCAATGAAGCACGGCTGGCCGCACTTTGCCCGGCTACGGATATAGATGAAGTGAAGGAATACCTCGCCGCATTTCACACAGTGAGCGAAGGTGGTAAGCAGGGAGGTACGATAGGGGCATTGCCGATTGCGTCGCGTTTTCGCTGGCTTACTGCTATCCGCAGCTCGATCGTTCAGGCGTCCAGGGTACATCCGGGCATGTGTTGTGAGCCGGATGAGGAAGTTCAAAAATTATTCGATCAGCTGGTGCGCTGA
- a CDS encoding LytR/AlgR family response regulator transcription factor: MIRALIIDDEQKARNIVHRYLINLVPEIGEVEHAESVSKAVEMMEYFKPNLVFLDVEMPHQNGFDFIAEKKKAEFDVVFTTAYNQYAIQAIRFSALDYLLKPIDPEELKAAVDRFIQKSQQRSVLYREDLYANLANNIKKNDAKEFKLAVPSSEGIFFFTLDEVVRLEACKNYTYIHLDGKRPFISSKTLKYYHDMLSEFNFIRTHKSHLVNPLFIQQISHNHQFVLLSDGTRVEVSRRKKDEVELYLRLR; encoded by the coding sequence ATGATCCGAGCATTGATTATCGATGATGAACAAAAAGCAAGAAACATTGTCCACCGCTACCTGATCAACCTGGTACCTGAAATTGGAGAGGTCGAGCATGCAGAGTCGGTGAGCAAAGCGGTAGAAATGATGGAGTACTTTAAGCCTAACCTGGTTTTTCTGGATGTCGAAATGCCTCACCAGAATGGATTTGATTTTATTGCAGAAAAAAAGAAGGCAGAGTTCGATGTCGTTTTTACGACTGCCTACAACCAGTACGCCATCCAGGCGATCCGGTTCAGCGCACTCGACTATCTTCTTAAACCCATTGATCCGGAAGAGCTTAAAGCAGCCGTGGACCGATTTATACAAAAAAGTCAGCAACGATCTGTTTTGTACCGGGAAGATCTTTACGCCAATCTGGCAAATAACATCAAGAAGAACGATGCGAAAGAATTCAAGCTGGCAGTGCCGTCGAGTGAGGGTATTTTCTTTTTTACGCTGGACGAAGTAGTGCGGCTGGAAGCCTGTAAAAATTACACTTACATTCACCTGGACGGCAAGAGGCCTTTTATTTCAAGTAAAACGCTGAAATACTACCATGATATGCTAAGTGAATTCAACTTTATCCGCACCCATAAGTCACACCTGGTAAATCCGCTCTTTATTCAGCAGATCAGTCACAATCACCAGTTTGTACTGCTGTCTGATGGTACCCGCGTGGAAGTTTCGCGGAGGAAAAAAGATGAGGTTGAGCTGTATCTGCGGCTCAGGTAA
- a CDS encoding sensor histidine kinase, with amino-acid sequence MKCRLLIYLLLLLMPGRSMAQFIFQNLNENDGLSARETTCLYRDKEGFLWIGTSNGLNRFDGNLIRRYNGQKGEKAYYINAVQPVDDDRNLLVATSRGLMLFDKQAGKFFIDARIAAFANKKILSIKPDGNGRLWLIALKEIFIFDNNKIRRCEEVIPETKILQGQNFAFSAVTAFCWDALRRGFWVGGYRPYFIDVAHKAVYSRANNPLNYPILNKEFITAITLDRDYNLWFGSNTDFSINFWDVKKQAVRSYREIDGKKLSDGFNYLYVDRKNRLWASTWTYSAYLKAPDAPFRKIPYSQDDPNSIAYGHFQDAIEDPEGNIWFATINGLSKNPANAPLNAIYKLPSFDFTLDTGFAHANAIVVDHNQIVAAKEDGIVFYNMDKRDYQRFMVTKSGDLLRNKFLSIAKTSTRWWFGGVNGVYFLDPGATSIQRFEQVKYKSGGTYTNFIFEDIQGKIWFHIVDDALYRYDPESGVLKRFVGKDKTSGLFDYKGLQSYLQLKNGNLLFVLEGTGFLHYDINSGKFSTSPFINKNFFVGQLLEDEEGEIWAAVSRRGLLKYNLAGQCTDSITTANGLLFDLISSIAMDQRKVIWVASSEGLLFFDTKSRDVVRFRINLGKTLQDYWNSVKIVGNKLYAIMLDHIVVIDPSKLASIRVTRPPNITSVKIFEKELAGVQNNKTVRIGSDEDFITFQFASLNHRDVPSLQYGYMMEGIDDDWVNSGRSMIVSYNHLPPGNYTFKVRSTNESGKWMPEINTLKVQVIPQWWQTWWFRFIVVLAVGISLRLTYQGFVARRQKKVFESTIEYFANSVYGENSVNEICWDIARNCISQLHFEDCVVYLFDKEKNKLIQKAAYGPKNLKGHEIENPLELSIGEGIVGAAAATRKPVIVRNTGHDPRYIMDDKKRMSELAVPIMHEGKVIGVVDSENSQPNFFKKSHARALMTIASISATKIAEAQAEDQAYEKEIMLLEINKMLAESQLMALRAQMNPHFVFNCLNSIQECIVTEKYGEASKYLNKFSKLFRTVLNNSDKKLVTIEEERDVLELYLELEQMRFGQTFTYQIIVDEELESEEILLPSMLLQPYVENALWHGLMHKNSGGTLLVSFEKVDDEVFRCTIEDNGIGRKKSFEIKQYNSKAKQHKSKGLQITKDRLDLLQRQGQHASVHIIDKYDDEGQASGTCVVIELSTFLQNV; translated from the coding sequence ATGAAATGCAGACTTCTGATATACTTGCTTCTTCTCCTCATGCCCGGCCGGAGCATGGCGCAGTTTATTTTTCAAAATTTGAATGAGAATGACGGCCTCAGCGCCAGGGAAACAACCTGCCTCTACCGCGACAAAGAAGGTTTTCTGTGGATCGGTACAAGCAACGGACTGAACCGGTTTGACGGCAACCTGATACGCCGGTACAATGGCCAGAAAGGCGAAAAAGCATACTATATTAATGCAGTTCAACCTGTGGATGACGACAGGAACCTGCTCGTTGCTACGAGCCGGGGATTGATGCTGTTTGACAAGCAGGCAGGAAAATTTTTTATCGATGCGCGGATTGCGGCATTTGCAAACAAGAAAATCCTCTCCATCAAACCGGACGGAAACGGACGTTTGTGGCTGATCGCACTGAAAGAGATCTTTATTTTTGATAATAATAAGATCCGCCGGTGTGAAGAAGTTATTCCTGAAACCAAAATTTTGCAAGGCCAGAACTTTGCTTTTTCGGCTGTCACCGCCTTTTGCTGGGATGCTTTACGGCGTGGTTTCTGGGTGGGTGGGTACCGGCCCTACTTTATTGATGTTGCGCACAAAGCAGTGTATTCCAGGGCAAACAATCCTTTAAACTATCCCATTCTCAACAAGGAATTCATTACAGCGATCACGCTCGACAGGGATTATAACCTCTGGTTTGGATCCAATACCGATTTCTCGATCAACTTCTGGGACGTAAAGAAACAGGCAGTCAGGTCCTACCGTGAAATCGACGGCAAAAAACTGAGTGATGGTTTCAACTACCTGTATGTGGATCGTAAAAACCGGTTGTGGGCATCAACCTGGACTTACAGCGCTTACCTGAAAGCTCCGGATGCTCCTTTCCGTAAAATCCCTTACAGCCAGGACGACCCTAATTCCATTGCATACGGACATTTTCAGGATGCGATTGAAGATCCGGAGGGGAATATCTGGTTTGCGACCATCAATGGATTGAGTAAAAATCCGGCCAATGCTCCCCTGAATGCCATTTACAAGCTTCCGAGCTTTGACTTTACCCTGGATACCGGCTTTGCACATGCCAACGCAATTGTAGTAGACCATAATCAGATCGTAGCAGCCAAAGAGGACGGGATTGTGTTTTACAACATGGACAAGCGCGACTACCAGCGGTTTATGGTTACAAAGTCAGGTGACCTGCTCCGCAACAAATTCCTGTCCATCGCCAAAACAAGTACACGATGGTGGTTTGGCGGTGTCAACGGAGTTTATTTTCTGGATCCGGGAGCGACGTCGATTCAGCGCTTTGAGCAGGTGAAATACAAATCAGGCGGTACGTACACCAACTTTATCTTTGAGGATATCCAAGGGAAAATATGGTTTCACATTGTTGATGATGCATTGTACCGGTACGATCCGGAAAGCGGAGTATTAAAGCGGTTTGTCGGAAAAGATAAAACGAGTGGCCTGTTTGATTACAAAGGGCTTCAGAGTTATTTGCAGCTCAAAAACGGCAACCTCCTTTTTGTGCTGGAAGGTACCGGGTTTCTCCACTATGATATAAACTCCGGAAAGTTTTCGACCTCCCCTTTTATAAATAAGAACTTCTTTGTGGGCCAGTTGCTGGAAGATGAGGAAGGCGAAATCTGGGCTGCGGTGAGCAGGCGGGGGTTGCTGAAATACAATCTGGCGGGGCAATGTACCGACAGCATTACTACTGCAAACGGATTGTTGTTCGACCTTATCAGCAGTATTGCAATGGATCAGCGGAAAGTGATCTGGGTAGCAAGCTCGGAAGGGCTGCTGTTTTTTGATACCAAATCGAGGGATGTAGTCCGGTTCAGGATTAATCTCGGGAAAACGCTGCAGGATTACTGGAACTCCGTCAAAATAGTTGGAAACAAGCTGTATGCGATCATGCTGGATCATATTGTGGTGATTGACCCCTCCAAGCTGGCGAGCATCCGTGTCACCAGGCCACCTAATATTACATCTGTCAAAATTTTTGAAAAAGAGCTCGCCGGCGTCCAGAACAACAAGACGGTCCGGATCGGCTCGGATGAGGATTTTATAACGTTCCAGTTTGCCTCACTGAACCATCGCGACGTCCCCTCCCTCCAGTATGGCTACATGATGGAGGGAATCGATGATGATTGGGTCAACTCAGGGCGTTCCATGATCGTATCCTATAATCACCTGCCTCCGGGAAATTACACGTTTAAGGTCAGGAGTACCAATGAGAGTGGAAAATGGATGCCCGAGATCAACACGCTCAAAGTTCAGGTGATACCACAATGGTGGCAAACCTGGTGGTTCCGCTTCATTGTGGTGCTGGCTGTGGGCATATCACTCCGGCTGACTTACCAGGGCTTTGTAGCACGAAGACAGAAGAAGGTTTTTGAATCAACCATTGAATACTTTGCCAATTCGGTTTATGGTGAAAATTCTGTAAATGAAATATGCTGGGACATTGCCCGTAACTGCATATCCCAGCTGCATTTTGAGGATTGTGTTGTTTACCTTTTTGATAAAGAAAAAAACAAACTGATCCAAAAGGCAGCTTACGGTCCTAAAAACCTGAAAGGACACGAGATAGAAAATCCGCTTGAACTAAGTATAGGTGAAGGGATCGTTGGAGCGGCTGCGGCTACCCGCAAGCCTGTGATCGTCAGGAACACCGGGCACGACCCAAGGTACATCATGGACGATAAAAAGCGCATGTCGGAGCTGGCAGTGCCGATTATGCATGAAGGAAAGGTGATCGGGGTCGTAGATTCAGAAAACAGCCAGCCTAATTTTTTCAAAAAATCACATGCGCGCGCGCTCATGACCATTGCTTCCATCAGCGCGACCAAAATTGCCGAGGCGCAGGCCGAAGATCAGGCTTACGAGAAGGAGATTATGCTCCTGGAAATTAACAAAATGCTGGCCGAAAGCCAACTGATGGCCCTCCGCGCCCAAATGAACCCTCACTTTGTCTTCAATTGCCTCAACAGTATACAGGAGTGCATTGTGACTGAGAAATACGGTGAAGCGAGCAAGTACCTCAACAAGTTTTCAAAGCTGTTCAGGACCGTACTCAACAACTCGGACAAAAAACTGGTGACCATTGAAGAGGAACGCGACGTGCTGGAACTCTACCTTGAACTGGAACAAATGCGCTTTGGACAAACATTCACTTACCAGATCATTGTGGATGAAGAACTGGAATCCGAAGAAATCCTGCTTCCCTCCATGCTGTTGCAGCCCTATGTCGAAAACGCTTTGTGGCACGGACTCATGCATAAAAACAGCGGCGGCACCTTGCTGGTTTCTTTCGAAAAAGTGGATGATGAAGTGTTCCGGTGCACGATCGAGGATAATGGTATAGGCCGAAAAAAGTCATTTGAAATCAAACAGTATAACAGCAAGGCCAAACAACACAAATCCAAAGGGTTGCAGATCACCAAAGACCGGCTGGATCTTTTACAGCGCCAGGGCCAGCATGCTTCTGTGCACATTATTGACAAGTATGATGATGAAGGTCAGGCCAGTGGTACCTGCGTAGTAATTGAACTATCCACATTTTTGCAAAACGTTTAA